A window from Aquiluna borgnonia encodes these proteins:
- the secF gene encoding protein translocase subunit SecF: MTSLKTIGNQLYSGERSFDFVGKRKLWYTIAALAVILSVLLPILRGGFNFGIEFRGGSEFRLTNSQELPLTLAEDVVSGIVAGAQVSVTEVGTSDIRIQTEQLADVESEEVRLALAEAYGVQDSEVASSFIGPNWGADVTQQAITGLIVFLALVSLLMAFYFRSWKMSVAALVALAHDLILTAGVYAGVGFEVTPAAVIGFLTILSYSLYDTVVVFDKVRENTLEIEYSETRTFAEMVNLAVNQTLVRSINTSVVAVLPVAAILFIGSVLLGAGTLRDIALALFVGTIVGTYSSIFLAAPVYVHLRENEAQLKAAAEKVEANR; encoded by the coding sequence ATGACTAGTCTCAAGACAATTGGAAATCAGCTCTACTCAGGCGAGCGTTCGTTTGACTTTGTTGGTAAGCGGAAGCTTTGGTACACCATTGCCGCACTCGCAGTAATCCTCTCGGTCCTACTTCCAATCCTCAGAGGCGGATTCAACTTTGGAATCGAATTCCGAGGTGGATCTGAATTTCGTTTGACGAATTCACAAGAGCTTCCGCTAACCCTCGCCGAGGATGTTGTTTCGGGCATTGTTGCCGGAGCTCAGGTCTCTGTAACTGAGGTTGGAACCTCTGACATTCGCATCCAAACCGAGCAGCTGGCCGATGTCGAGTCTGAAGAGGTGCGCCTAGCGCTCGCCGAAGCCTACGGCGTACAGGACAGCGAGGTCGCATCGAGCTTTATCGGTCCGAACTGGGGAGCCGATGTCACACAGCAGGCCATCACCGGACTGATTGTGTTCTTGGCTCTGGTTTCGCTCCTCATGGCCTTTTACTTCAGAAGCTGGAAGATGTCAGTGGCAGCATTGGTCGCCCTTGCCCACGACCTCATCTTGACCGCTGGCGTTTACGCTGGAGTCGGCTTCGAGGTGACTCCCGCGGCAGTCATTGGCTTCCTCACCATTCTCAGCTACTCTCTCTACGACACGGTGGTGGTATTCGACAAGGTTCGCGAGAACACTCTTGAAATTGAATACAGCGAGACTAGGACGTTTGCCGAGATGGTAAACCTCGCCGTGAACCAGACCCTGGTGCGCTCTATCAACACTTCCGTCGTGGCGGTTTTGCCAGTAGCGGCCATTCTGTTCATTGGGTCTGTTTTGCTCGGGGCTGGAACACTGCGTGACATCGCTCTGGCGCTGTTTGTAGGAACCATCGTCGGCACCTACTCGTCCATCTTCCTAGCGGCTCCGGTTTATGTTCACCTTCGTGAAAATGAGGCACAACTCAAGGCTGCGGCTGAAAAGGTCGAGGCAAACCGCTAA
- a CDS encoding RelA/SpoT family protein, with the protein MTDSFASSLRSRLPRIFTRSSTAYGADLSELIKIVRINHPKSDYQVIERAYKTAEHYHEGQKRKSGEDYITHPLAVARILADLASGPATIAAALLHDTVEDTEYSIDKLRSDFGEEVALLVDGVTKLDKVKFGDSAQAETMRKMVVAMSKDVRVLVIKLADRLHNARTWGFVNPESAKRKAQETLEIYAPLAHRLGISTIKVELEDISFAVLYPKVYEEIVSLVSQRNPSRSEYTERVIDAIETELRDNRVKARISGRPKQYYSIYQKMVMRGREFDDIYDLVGIRVIVSSVRDCYAALGALHAKWSPLPGRFKDYIAMPKFNLYQSLHTTVVGPDGRAVEIQIRTQEMHQRAEFGVAAHWKYKTNTGKDGDQEVDFAWLKQLSDWQEETADPGEFLDNLRFEIGAKELYVFTPKGKVVGLSAGSTPVDFAYAVHTEVGHKTIGAKVNGRLVPLESKLQAGDVIEILTSKSESAGPSKDWLNFVGSPRARAKIKHWFTQERKELATEEGREALAKALRRQGLPIQSLLSSESLNQVAQELRLTDINGLFTAVGQGQVSAITIIERIKQLQGLGGDPDTEEIPVQQIPKSLRGPRHRSQGVLVKGSPDVLTKMARCCTPVPGDGIIGFITRGDGVSVHRSDCKNVKSLNAERVVEVSWAEDSRGVFMVQIQVEALDRSGLLSDVTRVLSENHVNILSATVSTSRDRIALNKFVFEMADPSHLDHLLNQVRRIEAVYDVYRVKST; encoded by the coding sequence TTGACTGACAGCTTTGCATCGTCGCTGAGGTCTCGCCTGCCGAGAATCTTTACTAGATCCTCTACGGCCTATGGAGCCGATCTAAGTGAACTCATCAAGATTGTGAGAATCAACCACCCCAAAAGCGACTACCAGGTAATTGAACGTGCCTACAAGACAGCAGAGCACTATCACGAAGGTCAAAAGCGCAAGTCTGGAGAGGACTACATAACCCACCCGCTTGCGGTTGCACGAATCCTTGCCGACCTCGCTTCCGGGCCCGCAACCATTGCCGCCGCACTGCTGCACGATACGGTCGAGGACACAGAGTACTCGATTGATAAGTTGCGCAGTGACTTCGGTGAGGAAGTGGCTCTTCTGGTAGACGGCGTGACCAAGCTAGACAAGGTCAAATTTGGTGACAGCGCCCAGGCAGAAACCATGCGCAAGATGGTTGTAGCCATGAGCAAAGATGTCAGGGTTTTAGTCATAAAGCTGGCCGACCGTCTGCACAACGCCAGAACCTGGGGCTTTGTAAACCCTGAGTCGGCTAAGCGTAAGGCTCAGGAGACTCTCGAGATTTATGCCCCCTTGGCACACCGTCTCGGAATCAGCACCATAAAGGTTGAACTTGAGGACATCAGTTTTGCCGTCCTTTATCCAAAGGTTTACGAAGAAATAGTCAGCTTGGTGTCGCAGCGCAATCCCTCTCGCAGTGAATACACCGAGCGAGTAATAGACGCCATCGAAACAGAACTTCGAGATAACCGCGTCAAGGCAAGAATTTCAGGGCGCCCCAAGCAGTACTACAGCATCTATCAAAAGATGGTTATGCGCGGTCGTGAGTTTGATGACATTTACGACCTAGTTGGAATCAGGGTAATTGTCTCCAGTGTCAGGGATTGTTACGCCGCACTGGGAGCACTGCACGCTAAGTGGTCCCCGTTGCCAGGCCGATTCAAGGACTACATCGCCATGCCGAAGTTCAATCTCTATCAGTCGCTTCACACCACCGTGGTGGGGCCGGATGGCAGAGCGGTAGAGATTCAGATTCGCACTCAAGAGATGCACCAGAGAGCGGAATTTGGTGTTGCAGCTCACTGGAAGTACAAAACCAACACCGGTAAAGACGGGGACCAAGAGGTAGATTTCGCGTGGCTAAAGCAGCTGAGCGATTGGCAAGAGGAAACTGCAGATCCAGGGGAGTTCCTAGACAACCTGCGGTTTGAAATTGGAGCCAAGGAACTCTACGTCTTCACTCCAAAGGGCAAAGTGGTTGGTCTGAGCGCCGGTTCAACTCCGGTCGACTTCGCCTACGCCGTCCACACCGAGGTTGGTCACAAGACCATTGGTGCAAAAGTGAACGGCCGTCTCGTCCCACTTGAGAGCAAGCTTCAAGCCGGTGATGTGATTGAAATTCTCACGTCAAAGAGCGAGTCAGCTGGCCCTTCCAAAGACTGGCTAAACTTCGTTGGCTCACCAAGGGCACGAGCAAAGATCAAACACTGGTTTACCCAGGAGCGCAAAGAACTCGCAACCGAAGAGGGTCGAGAAGCCTTGGCAAAGGCCCTCAGACGCCAGGGTCTTCCAATTCAGTCGCTGCTGAGCTCAGAGAGCCTGAATCAGGTTGCTCAGGAACTGCGACTGACAGACATCAATGGACTATTCACTGCGGTGGGGCAGGGCCAAGTATCTGCCATAACCATCATCGAGCGAATCAAACAGCTGCAAGGGCTTGGAGGAGATCCAGACACTGAAGAGATTCCGGTTCAGCAAATTCCGAAATCCCTACGAGGTCCGCGTCACCGTTCGCAGGGCGTGCTGGTCAAAGGTTCACCAGATGTGCTCACCAAAATGGCACGTTGCTGCACTCCGGTTCCAGGTGATGGGATTATCGGATTTATCACCAGGGGAGACGGTGTTTCTGTTCACCGCTCCGACTGCAAGAACGTCAAGAGTCTCAACGCTGAACGAGTCGTTGAGGTTAGCTGGGCGGAGGATTCCAGGGGGGTATTCATGGTTCAGATCCAGGTTGAGGCTTTGGACCGATCTGGATTACTTTCCGACGTCACCAGGGTCCTGAGTGAAAACCACGTCAACATTCTCAGTGCCACCGTCTCAACCTCAAGAGATCGTATTGCGCTCAATAAGTTTGTCTTTGAGATGGCAGACCCATCTCATCTCGACCACCTGCTAAATCAAGTTAGACGCATCGAAGCCGTCTACGACGTCTATCGAGTAAAAAGCACCTAG
- a CDS encoding DUF349 domain-containing protein — protein sequence MSNNAFGRVDSENNVYVIEEGTERLVGQYPNVTPDEALAYFVRKFEDLEAQVRILEQRLASGITDSKSLKTTFDHLTSELAEPKAVGNVKGLRDRLAKVSPAIEAASAKLAAERDAAIEAAMAQKEQIAARAEALVGNLGGINWKKSAQEMNDLFNQWQSLQKDGVKVPKAKTDPIWKRFSQARAKFEAGRRTYFATLDSKFKEAKSAKSQLVEKAEALVAKGGDAAADYRKLQDDWKLAPRAGKAEDVLWAKFRAAGDAIFAAKKEKDAELATEHTANLKAKQELIAKAKKIDVKDLDSAKRALSEIQAEWVKIGHVAKDKVRDIESELRKVEKLVQDAQADAWRRSDPAAKARSNSLVSQLESAIESLEAELKAAPAAKKKDIQAQIDARKSWLEAAIKAVD from the coding sequence GTGTCCAACAATGCATTCGGCCGCGTCGACAGCGAAAACAACGTTTACGTCATCGAGGAAGGCACCGAGAGATTGGTTGGCCAGTACCCAAACGTTACTCCCGATGAGGCTTTGGCTTACTTCGTTCGCAAGTTCGAGGACCTTGAGGCTCAGGTGCGCATTCTGGAGCAGCGATTGGCCTCAGGCATAACCGATTCCAAGAGCCTCAAGACCACTTTTGACCACCTGACCTCAGAGCTCGCCGAGCCAAAGGCCGTGGGAAATGTCAAGGGACTCCGAGACCGTTTAGCCAAAGTCTCCCCCGCTATTGAAGCCGCATCGGCAAAGCTTGCTGCCGAGCGTGACGCAGCCATTGAGGCAGCCATGGCCCAGAAAGAGCAGATTGCCGCCCGAGCTGAGGCTCTGGTAGGCAACCTAGGGGGAATCAACTGGAAGAAGTCTGCCCAGGAGATGAACGACCTCTTCAATCAGTGGCAAAGCCTTCAGAAGGATGGAGTGAAGGTCCCCAAGGCTAAGACTGACCCCATCTGGAAGCGCTTCTCACAGGCACGTGCCAAGTTTGAGGCCGGTCGCAGAACCTACTTTGCAACGCTTGACTCTAAGTTCAAAGAGGCTAAAAGTGCCAAATCACAGCTTGTTGAAAAAGCTGAGGCGCTTGTCGCCAAGGGTGGAGATGCAGCAGCCGACTACCGCAAGCTTCAGGATGACTGGAAACTCGCTCCAAGAGCGGGCAAGGCCGAGGATGTCCTATGGGCCAAGTTCAGAGCAGCCGGTGACGCGATCTTTGCGGCCAAGAAGGAAAAGGACGCTGAGCTAGCCACCGAGCACACCGCTAACCTCAAGGCCAAGCAAGAACTCATTGCAAAGGCTAAGAAGATTGACGTCAAAGACCTCGACAGCGCCAAGCGAGCGCTCTCTGAGATCCAGGCAGAATGGGTCAAGATCGGTCACGTGGCAAAGGACAAGGTCCGAGACATTGAGTCGGAACTTCGTAAGGTCGAAAAGCTCGTTCAGGACGCCCAGGCTGACGCTTGGAGAAGATCAGACCCAGCCGCAAAGGCCAGAAGCAACTCGTTGGTTTCTCAACTCGAATCTGCTATCGAGAGCCTTGAGGCCGAGCTGAAGGCAGCACCAGCTGCAAAGAAGAAGGACATCCAAGCTCAGATTGACGCCAGAAAGTCTTGGCTAGAGGCTGCAATCAAGGCTGTCGACTAG
- a CDS encoding peptidylprolyl isomerase: MQHLELLRKVEGFMGNTDKLANYQAKQNLKNERELVRKKDNRLALLVGAGALALAFLGQLAYFGIGPGSAPAEEVVAEEVVEESESMVPDPALAENRTWNGSLNLNDQPLGLELFGDLAPQASANFISLAQAGYFESLNCHRLTTEGIFVLQCGDPSGDGTGGPGYSFGPIENAPADDIYPAGTLAMARRGGDAASMGSQFFIVYKDSQIPSDAAGGYTVFGRITSNLEAVTAIAAAGTADDGSDGSPLNAVSLSGISVE, from the coding sequence ATGCAACACCTAGAATTACTGCGGAAAGTTGAGGGTTTTATGGGAAACACCGACAAGCTTGCTAACTACCAAGCAAAACAAAACCTAAAGAATGAGCGGGAGCTGGTTCGCAAAAAGGACAATCGACTCGCTCTCCTCGTCGGCGCTGGTGCGCTGGCTCTTGCATTTCTCGGACAGTTGGCCTATTTCGGCATTGGCCCTGGATCCGCTCCGGCCGAAGAAGTGGTTGCAGAGGAAGTTGTCGAGGAATCTGAGTCGATGGTTCCAGACCCGGCGTTGGCTGAGAATCGAACTTGGAACGGATCCCTGAACTTAAACGATCAACCTCTAGGACTGGAATTATTCGGTGACCTGGCACCCCAGGCCTCAGCAAACTTCATCTCCCTTGCCCAAGCTGGCTACTTCGAATCTCTAAATTGCCACCGACTCACCACCGAGGGAATCTTTGTGCTTCAGTGCGGAGACCCCAGCGGCGATGGAACCGGCGGTCCAGGCTATAGCTTTGGCCCGATTGAGAATGCTCCGGCAGACGACATTTACCCTGCTGGAACACTTGCAATGGCACGTCGAGGCGGCGATGCAGCCTCAATGGGCTCTCAGTTCTTCATCGTCTACAAGGACTCGCAGATTCCATCGGACGCTGCGGGCGGCTACACGGTGTTTGGCCGAATCACCTCAAACCTCGAGGCTGTGACCGCGATTGCGGCAGCAGGAACAGCTGATGACGGAAGTGATGGCTCTCCGCTGAACGCCGTCTCGCTAAGCGGTATTTCGGTAGAGTAA
- a CDS encoding replication-associated recombination protein A, whose amino-acid sequence MASIPLANRLRPKSIDDVLGHESLLKNGSPLQRLISGSETQKSSVILFGPPGSGKTTLARLISQGTGSDFVELSAVSASVANVREVVESAKRQREVFDRDTVLFLDEIHRFSKSQQDSLLAAVESGVITLIAATTENPAFSVIRPLISRCLVIKLEPLTQLETKTLLEKALNDPNGVRLEIEEDALEYIASVSDGDARRALTLLEAVALGSEAATLENVKEVCSRVQVYDATGDQHYDTISAFIKSVRGSDVAAAIHYLARMIAGGEDPRFIARRLMILAAEDIGLADPNALSIAHACAGVVEKIGMPEGRIPLAEATIYLATAPKSNRAYLAINQALEDLESGGQQPVPAHLRSTGAVGYKYPHDFPAAVVRQTYAEGIPNYYEPSNHGFERTIAERMKGIGDILGK is encoded by the coding sequence GTGGCTTCAATACCTTTGGCAAACAGGCTCAGACCCAAGAGCATCGACGACGTGCTTGGGCATGAATCCTTACTAAAGAATGGCTCGCCGCTTCAAAGGCTGATATCAGGGAGCGAGACACAGAAAAGCTCCGTAATCCTTTTTGGACCCCCCGGAAGCGGTAAGACCACGCTCGCAAGGCTGATATCGCAGGGAACCGGCTCGGACTTTGTTGAACTCAGTGCTGTTTCAGCATCGGTTGCAAATGTTCGCGAGGTGGTTGAGAGCGCTAAACGGCAAAGAGAGGTTTTTGACCGCGATACGGTGCTGTTTTTAGATGAGATTCATCGCTTCAGTAAATCCCAGCAGGATTCCCTGCTGGCGGCTGTGGAATCTGGTGTGATCACACTGATTGCAGCCACCACTGAGAACCCAGCTTTCTCAGTGATTCGCCCACTGATCTCGAGATGCCTGGTAATCAAATTAGAACCGCTCACGCAACTTGAAACTAAAACGCTCCTCGAGAAGGCGCTCAACGATCCCAATGGCGTTCGCCTTGAAATCGAAGAAGACGCCCTTGAATACATAGCCAGCGTCTCGGATGGAGACGCGCGAAGAGCCCTAACCCTTTTGGAGGCTGTTGCGCTGGGCTCTGAGGCTGCCACTCTGGAAAACGTGAAAGAAGTTTGCAGTCGAGTCCAGGTTTACGATGCCACTGGCGACCAGCATTACGACACGATCAGCGCTTTTATAAAGTCTGTGAGGGGTTCTGATGTAGCAGCGGCAATCCACTACTTAGCCAGGATGATAGCCGGGGGAGAGGATCCTCGCTTCATCGCAAGAAGGCTAATGATTCTGGCCGCCGAGGACATCGGCCTTGCCGATCCAAACGCCCTGTCCATCGCTCATGCTTGTGCTGGAGTGGTCGAGAAGATTGGCATGCCAGAGGGGAGAATCCCACTAGCCGAGGCAACTATCTACCTTGCAACTGCGCCCAAGTCGAACCGGGCGTACCTCGCAATAAATCAGGCTCTTGAAGACCTCGAGAGCGGCGGACAGCAGCCCGTTCCCGCCCACCTGCGCTCCACCGGAGCCGTGGGCTATAAGTATCCGCACGATTTCCCAGCCGCTGTGGTTCGACAAACCTACGCTGAGGGAATACCGAACTACTACGAGCCCTCTAATCACGGGTTCGAGAGAACCATCGCCGAGCGCATGAAGGGTATCGGCGATATTCTGGGCAAATAG
- the rpsD gene encoding 30S ribosomal protein S4, with the protein MSKTTRTRSKTRLSRALGIALTPKAAKYMEKRPYAPGQHGRTKRKSDSDYAVRLREKQRLRAQYGIREAQLRKTFQEAKRTEGLTGENLVELLEMRLDALVLRSGFARTMAQARQMVVHRHILVDGERVDRPSFRVKPGQMIHVHSKSEKTEPFQVAAAGGHSDVQAKTPEYLSVDLDKLQATLVRRPKRVEVPVTCEVQLVVEYYAAR; encoded by the coding sequence TTGTCAAAGACAACTAGAACCCGCAGCAAGACTCGTCTGTCGCGTGCACTCGGCATCGCACTGACTCCAAAAGCTGCAAAGTACATGGAAAAGCGCCCGTATGCACCGGGCCAGCACGGCCGCACCAAGCGCAAGTCTGACTCCGACTACGCAGTACGTCTTCGCGAGAAGCAGCGCCTGAGGGCCCAGTACGGCATTCGTGAGGCACAGCTTCGCAAGACTTTCCAGGAGGCAAAGCGCACCGAGGGTCTAACCGGTGAGAACCTAGTAGAGCTCCTAGAGATGCGCCTCGACGCTCTGGTATTGCGTTCGGGCTTCGCTCGCACCATGGCCCAGGCTCGTCAGATGGTAGTCCACCGCCACATTCTCGTTGATGGAGAACGCGTTGACCGCCCATCCTTCCGCGTGAAGCCAGGTCAGATGATTCACGTTCACTCCAAGAGCGAGAAGACCGAGCCATTCCAGGTTGCAGCTGCCGGCGGACACAGCGATGTCCAGGCCAAGACCCCTGAGTACCTGTCAGTAGATCTAGACAAGCTCCAGGCCACCCTAGTGCGTCGTCCAAAGCGCGTTGAAGTTCCAGTCACCTGTGAAGTTCAGCTCGTGGTCGAGTACTACGCAGCAAGGTAG
- a CDS encoding DUF948 domain-containing protein, with translation MSGGEVVGIIFALSFAVLVLFIGFPLVKLGKVLDESARTIKSLNAELEPMLQEARVTMAEANKQLKRIDAITEDVEQVTENINGLVAVFTASIGGPLTKLFGVTKGLFTVMGKRR, from the coding sequence ATGAGCGGCGGCGAAGTTGTCGGCATAATTTTTGCCCTCAGCTTCGCCGTTCTCGTTCTATTCATCGGTTTCCCTCTGGTCAAACTCGGGAAAGTTCTCGACGAGTCGGCAAGAACCATCAAGTCTCTAAATGCGGAGCTTGAGCCCATGCTTCAAGAGGCCAGGGTCACCATGGCCGAGGCGAACAAACAGCTCAAGCGCATAGATGCGATCACCGAAGACGTCGAGCAGGTAACCGAGAACATCAATGGCCTGGTAGCAGTTTTTACAGCTTCCATAGGTGGTCCGCTGACTAAACTTTTTGGTGTCACCAAGGGCCTGTTTACGGTCATGGGAAAGCGGAGGTAG
- the alaS gene encoding alanine--tRNA ligase: MKTAEIKRRWLDYFESKGHTVVPSAPLISQDPTLMFVVAGMVPFIPYMTGVLPAPYSRATSVQKCVRTLDIDEVGKTTRHGTFFQMNGNFSFGDYFKKEAIGFAWELLTNPVEQGGLGFDPKRLWATVYQDDDEAIGYWLEQTSIPAERIQRRGMRDNYWSTGQRGPAGPCSEIYFDRGPEYGAEGGPEADEDRYIEIWNLVFMQYERADGGTKDHFEILGELPKKNIDTGMGLERVAFLLQGVENIYEIDQVRPLIDAAAKLSGKRYGAVEADDVRMRVIADHIRSALMLMSDGVTPSNEGRGYILRRLLRRSVRSLRLLGVQRPCFEELFTISKNAMVEAYPELEESFERVLRNALAEEAGFTRTLDTGLQVLSEAISQSAKELSGEVAFQLHDTFGFPIDLTVEIAEENGLGVDRAKFDLLMQEQKQRAKSDAKAKKVGGAGLQVYSEFRALGETRFLGYQSLETSGSVLGLLHEGESVSALSQGQLGEVFLDQTTLYAESGGQSADAGWIRGDGFELEVLDVQKPVKGLFAHRVRVTRGQVVVGAAAQTQVDADWRLGAAQAHSATHVVHAALRQVLGPEALQSGSFNKPGYMRLDFSWTAALSEETKSEIEEVSNLAIRADLAVSAQFMSLPEAKKWGAVALFGETYDEEVRVVQVGGPWSRELCGGTHVSRSSQIGLVSVTSESSVGSGSRRIEALVGLDALHSLSAERDLVRRLSVNLKAPVAEVEARIMSSLEELRSAQRRIAELESAQALALAPALVTTATKIAGLNVVSQELTNPISTDQLRALTLEVARQLPDCVVILGASLEKPVVMVSSSQKAQQQGIRAGELAKVASAVLGGGGGGKADFAQGGGVDSAKMSAALHAAVSAIG; encoded by the coding sequence ATGAAGACTGCCGAAATCAAACGGCGGTGGCTCGACTACTTCGAATCGAAGGGTCACACCGTTGTACCCAGTGCTCCACTGATCAGCCAAGACCCAACTCTGATGTTCGTGGTCGCCGGAATGGTCCCCTTCATTCCATACATGACAGGTGTACTTCCGGCACCGTACTCGCGCGCCACGAGCGTTCAAAAGTGCGTTCGCACCCTAGACATAGACGAGGTCGGAAAGACCACACGTCACGGCACCTTCTTCCAGATGAATGGCAATTTCTCATTTGGCGACTACTTCAAAAAGGAAGCCATCGGATTCGCCTGGGAACTCCTTACAAATCCTGTTGAGCAGGGTGGTCTTGGGTTTGATCCGAAGCGTCTCTGGGCAACTGTCTACCAGGATGATGACGAGGCAATCGGTTATTGGCTTGAGCAGACCAGCATTCCTGCAGAACGAATCCAGCGCCGCGGCATGCGCGACAACTACTGGTCCACCGGACAGCGTGGCCCAGCAGGTCCCTGCTCAGAGATCTATTTCGACCGCGGCCCTGAGTACGGGGCCGAGGGTGGCCCTGAGGCAGATGAAGATCGCTATATCGAAATCTGGAACCTCGTGTTCATGCAGTATGAGCGCGCCGACGGCGGCACCAAAGATCACTTCGAAATCCTCGGCGAACTTCCAAAGAAGAACATTGACACTGGAATGGGTCTTGAACGAGTCGCATTCTTGCTTCAGGGCGTTGAGAACATCTACGAGATAGATCAGGTCCGCCCGCTGATTGACGCTGCAGCCAAGCTTTCCGGAAAGCGCTACGGAGCAGTCGAGGCGGACGACGTCCGAATGAGGGTAATTGCCGACCACATTCGATCGGCACTGATGCTGATGTCCGACGGAGTCACCCCGTCAAACGAGGGACGCGGGTACATCCTCCGAAGGCTTCTTCGTCGCTCAGTGCGATCACTGCGACTTCTAGGAGTGCAGCGCCCCTGCTTTGAAGAACTTTTCACGATCAGCAAGAATGCAATGGTCGAGGCATACCCAGAGCTCGAGGAATCCTTCGAGCGGGTTCTGCGGAACGCCCTAGCCGAAGAGGCAGGATTCACCAGAACCCTGGACACCGGACTGCAGGTGCTGTCTGAGGCGATCTCTCAAAGCGCAAAGGAGCTCTCTGGGGAAGTTGCATTCCAACTTCACGACACCTTCGGATTCCCCATCGACCTAACGGTTGAAATTGCCGAGGAAAACGGTCTCGGAGTTGACAGAGCGAAGTTTGACTTGCTCATGCAGGAGCAAAAGCAGCGAGCTAAGTCTGATGCGAAGGCAAAAAAGGTCGGCGGAGCAGGGCTCCAGGTCTATTCAGAGTTCCGCGCCCTCGGCGAGACTCGATTCCTTGGTTACCAGTCCCTGGAAACTTCGGGTTCGGTTCTGGGACTTCTGCACGAGGGTGAATCGGTTTCTGCACTATCCCAAGGTCAGCTCGGCGAGGTTTTCCTAGACCAGACCACGCTTTATGCGGAATCCGGTGGTCAGAGCGCCGATGCCGGATGGATTCGTGGCGATGGTTTTGAGCTTGAGGTTCTGGATGTGCAAAAGCCCGTGAAGGGACTGTTTGCCCACCGAGTCAGGGTTACTCGCGGTCAAGTAGTAGTAGGCGCTGCCGCGCAGACTCAAGTTGATGCGGACTGGAGACTCGGTGCCGCACAGGCTCACTCAGCCACCCACGTAGTTCACGCCGCCCTCAGGCAGGTGCTGGGACCAGAGGCCTTGCAGTCCGGTTCGTTCAACAAACCCGGCTACATGCGGCTCGACTTCTCTTGGACCGCTGCACTTTCAGAGGAAACCAAAAGTGAAATTGAGGAGGTCTCTAACCTCGCAATACGCGCCGACCTCGCCGTTAGCGCCCAATTCATGAGCCTTCCCGAAGCCAAAAAATGGGGAGCGGTAGCACTGTTCGGCGAGACCTATGACGAAGAGGTTCGTGTTGTCCAAGTTGGTGGCCCCTGGTCAAGGGAGCTTTGCGGTGGAACACACGTGTCCAGATCCTCGCAAATTGGTCTGGTTTCCGTAACTTCCGAATCTTCGGTCGGTTCGGGCTCCAGAAGAATCGAAGCATTGGTTGGGCTTGATGCGCTTCACTCGCTATCGGCTGAGAGAGATCTAGTGAGACGACTTTCGGTCAATCTCAAGGCTCCGGTTGCTGAAGTCGAGGCAAGAATCATGTCCTCCCTGGAAGAGTTAAGGAGTGCTCAGCGCAGAATTGCAGAGCTGGAGTCCGCTCAAGCCCTCGCGCTCGCGCCGGCTCTGGTTACGACCGCAACCAAGATTGCGGGCCTAAATGTGGTTTCACAAGAACTTACAAATCCCATTTCTACTGATCAGCTAAGGGCTTTGACGCTTGAAGTCGCTAGGCAGCTGCCCGATTGTGTAGTGATTTTAGGTGCCTCGCTGGAAAAGCCCGTCGTCATGGTCTCCTCGTCTCAAAAAGCTCAGCAACAGGGCATTAGGGCGGGAGAGCTGGCAAAAGTAGCATCTGCTGTGCTGGGCGGTGGCGGCGGCGGCAAGGCTGACTTCGCTCAGGGCGGTGGAGTCGATTCGGCCAAAATGTCTGCGGCCCTTCACGCTGCGGTCTCCGCAATCGGCTGA
- the ruvX gene encoding Holliday junction resolvase RuvX, with translation MAFVALDVGDVRIGLAFNQGELVLPKEVFQNTEPGLVALTEDLTRLKPEVVYVGLPLSLSGGHTASTSKAIEFARKIQNLGFTVRLVDERMTTRGAQAKLTAAGKSTRDSRSIIDSVAAMAILELALANPQIGLALEDLDA, from the coding sequence ATGGCTTTTGTCGCGCTCGACGTTGGGGATGTCCGGATCGGGCTTGCCTTCAACCAAGGCGAACTAGTCCTTCCAAAAGAGGTCTTTCAAAATACTGAACCCGGGCTCGTCGCGCTCACGGAAGACCTCACCAGGCTCAAACCCGAGGTTGTTTACGTGGGTCTTCCACTTAGTCTCTCCGGTGGGCACACTGCCTCGACATCAAAGGCGATAGAGTTTGCGCGCAAAATTCAAAACCTCGGCTTTACTGTTCGCCTTGTGGACGAGCGAATGACCACCAGGGGAGCGCAGGCAAAGCTGACGGCTGCAGGTAAATCAACAAGAGATTCACGGTCCATCATCGATTCGGTTGCAGCTATGGCTATTCTCGAACTGGCTCTTGCCAATCCCCAGATAGGTTTAGCACTGGAGGATTTGGATGCTTGA